In the Nakamurella alba genome, one interval contains:
- a CDS encoding DUF3662 and FHA domain-containing protein: MGVIQSFERKLQGAVAGTFARLFGGSVHPAEVADALQREASGKVRHEHGRAIAPNHYIVRLGPSDHREVGPDEERVASALSGMIRDYLDEQGWQTFGDVAVTLEESNSLHTGQFRISSLVDPDVDRRPPAGRARRSAGVGHMSQHPDDRQAPPAQPGHDPHGQQGWNEQQGWAPQSGAQPAAPYGAPGGWGGAPDQGWNQPGYPQSGAQPAAAPGYDQQYGQQHYGQPGQGQPGYDQGYGQPEQQYGQPQSGAQPGYDQGYGQQGQPGYGQQPGYDQGYGQQPGYGQQPGYDQGYGQQGQPGQQPGYAPQPGYGQPPAQPGYEQGGWGQPPAQPGYDQGYGQPAQPGYGQQPGYDQGYGQQPGYGQPAPQADVQAVLSVDDGSHRTYQLQRGSNIVGRGQDASFRLPDTSVSRRHIDIYFDGQVAVMHDLGSTNGTSVNGASVQTWQLADGDVIRVGHSTVVFNIHG, from the coding sequence ATGGGAGTCATCCAGAGCTTCGAGCGCAAGTTGCAGGGCGCCGTGGCCGGCACGTTCGCGCGGCTGTTCGGCGGCAGCGTGCACCCGGCCGAGGTCGCGGACGCGCTGCAGCGCGAGGCGTCCGGCAAGGTCCGGCACGAGCACGGGCGCGCCATCGCCCCCAACCACTACATCGTCCGCCTCGGCCCCTCCGACCACCGCGAGGTCGGACCGGACGAGGAGCGGGTCGCCTCGGCGCTGTCCGGGATGATCAGGGATTATCTGGACGAGCAGGGATGGCAGACCTTCGGTGACGTGGCCGTCACCCTCGAGGAGTCGAATTCCCTGCACACGGGGCAGTTCCGCATCAGTTCGCTCGTCGACCCGGATGTCGATCGCCGGCCACCGGCCGGTCGAGCCAGGAGAAGCGCAGGAGTAGGACACATGAGCCAGCACCCCGACGATCGTCAGGCACCTCCCGCGCAGCCCGGGCACGACCCGCACGGCCAGCAGGGCTGGAACGAGCAGCAGGGCTGGGCGCCGCAGTCCGGCGCGCAGCCGGCCGCGCCGTACGGCGCTCCCGGTGGCTGGGGCGGCGCCCCCGACCAGGGCTGGAACCAGCCCGGCTACCCGCAGTCCGGCGCCCAGCCCGCCGCCGCGCCGGGTTACGACCAGCAGTACGGGCAGCAGCACTACGGCCAGCCCGGCCAGGGCCAGCCCGGCTACGACCAGGGCTACGGCCAGCCCGAGCAGCAGTACGGCCAGCCGCAGTCCGGCGCCCAGCCCGGCTACGACCAGGGCTACGGCCAGCAGGGCCAGCCGGGGTACGGCCAGCAGCCCGGGTACGACCAGGGCTACGGACAGCAGCCGGGTTACGGCCAACAGCCGGGTTACGACCAGGGCTACGGACAGCAGGGCCAGCCGGGCCAGCAGCCCGGCTACGCACCGCAGCCCGGGTACGGCCAGCCGCCGGCGCAGCCCGGCTACGAGCAGGGCGGCTGGGGCCAGCCCCCGGCCCAGCCCGGGTACGACCAGGGCTACGGCCAGCCGGCCCAGCCGGGGTACGGCCAGCAGCCCGGCTACGACCAGGGGTACGGCCAGCAGCCCGGCTACGGCCAGCCCGCGCCGCAGGCGGACGTGCAGGCCGTGTTGTCGGTGGACGACGGCTCGCACCGCACGTACCAGCTGCAGCGCGGGTCGAACATCGTCGGCCGCGGCCAGGACGCCAGCTTCCGGCTGCCGGACACCAGCGTCTCCCGCCGGCACATCGACATCTACTTCGACGGCCAGGTCGCGGTCATGCACGACCTCGGCTCGACCAACGGCACCTCGGTGAACGGCGCGTCGGTGCAGACGTGGCAGCTGGCTGACGGCGATGTCATCCGGGTCGGTCACTCCACGGTCGTGTTCAACATCCACGGCTGA
- a CDS encoding FHA domain-containing protein FhaB/FipA, whose protein sequence is MPALVLQLTRVGFLILLWLFVLAAIRVIRADLRVAADPRAGGGRRSRRRDANAPARPTAGGVASMIPTILVVTAGSLAGTRLRLGGGPILIGRAEDSTLVLDDDYASTRHARIIQQGQGYAVEDLGSTNGTYLDRTRVHAPIPVPIGVPIRIGRTVIELRP, encoded by the coding sequence GTGCCTGCGCTCGTCCTCCAGCTGACCCGGGTCGGATTCCTCATCCTGCTCTGGCTCTTCGTGCTGGCCGCGATCCGGGTGATCCGGGCCGACCTGCGGGTCGCCGCCGATCCCCGGGCCGGTGGCGGCCGCCGCAGCCGGCGCCGGGACGCGAACGCCCCGGCCCGCCCGACCGCCGGCGGGGTGGCATCGATGATCCCGACGATCCTGGTGGTTACCGCGGGCAGCCTGGCCGGCACCCGGCTGCGACTGGGCGGCGGTCCGATCCTGATCGGCCGCGCGGAGGACTCCACGCTGGTGCTGGACGACGACTACGCCTCCACCCGGCACGCGCGGATCATCCAGCAGGGGCAGGGCTATGCCGTGGAGGACCTCGGCTCGACCAACGGGACGTACCTGGACCGGACGCGCGTGCACGCACCGATCCCGGTGCCGATCGGCGTCCCGATCCGCATCGGCCGCACGGTGATCGAGCTGAGGCCGTGA
- a CDS encoding PP2C family protein-serine/threonine phosphatase: MTHRIRYAARTDRGLLRANNQDSVFAGDRLLIIADGMGGHAAGDVASRLVVAAFVPLDELPEGSDMRRPLIDATREGNAAIAETVQENPEFDGMGTTLTALLFDGATVALAHVGDSRAYLYRNGVLNQISHDDTFVQQLVDEGRITPEEAAHHPQRSLLLRALNGSDLDPRITYRDVSPGDRFLICSDGLSDYVSPESIADSLAGEDPDQVADTLIQLALVAGGPDNVTVIVADVLDTGPAPVTGPFAFGDMDPDELDPEATGPMQPIHETQRMPSVPLPPIPEEPAAPADYADDYADDDPDDDSTGDYYDEDDDGPDDPDRAAAGPASPDRSPPPRDRRWGRRSALALALVVLLAVALGGTYLWTRSKYFVGAQDNQVVVFRGVDGSVLGLTLASVTENSCNGAADCTPLKVTDLVPAAQDQVNGGIEVGGLDEARSVIHRLAEQQLPVCGVPSATGSAGSTSDSGSSTSSSSSSSGTSATSSSRTTASSGSGTATTSRPPSASRSSASRPSASGSVGASASGTPSAPVSGTSRSAVQGLGATTVTTTVTTTVTAGSGITVNTIVPTDTLISSAPGTPSASGSASASGGASAPSASSGTRTTRTTPTVTVTSTVTTTPTVPTTAGSTAGTTPTTAPEVPGVTCRVAG; the protein is encoded by the coding sequence GTGACCCATCGGATCCGGTACGCGGCGCGCACCGACCGCGGCCTGCTGCGGGCGAACAACCAGGACTCGGTGTTCGCCGGTGACCGGCTGCTGATCATCGCCGACGGCATGGGTGGCCATGCCGCCGGTGACGTGGCGTCCCGGCTGGTGGTTGCGGCGTTCGTACCGCTGGACGAGCTGCCCGAGGGCAGCGACATGCGCCGGCCGCTGATCGACGCGACCCGCGAGGGCAACGCCGCGATCGCCGAGACCGTGCAGGAGAACCCCGAGTTCGACGGCATGGGCACCACGCTCACCGCGCTGCTGTTCGACGGTGCCACCGTCGCCCTCGCGCACGTCGGCGACTCCCGCGCCTACCTCTACCGCAACGGCGTGCTGAACCAGATCTCGCACGACGACACCTTCGTGCAGCAGCTGGTCGACGAGGGCCGGATCACCCCGGAGGAGGCCGCGCACCACCCGCAGCGGTCGCTGCTGCTGCGGGCGCTCAACGGCAGTGACCTGGACCCGCGGATCACCTATCGCGACGTGTCCCCCGGCGACCGCTTCCTGATCTGCAGCGACGGCCTCTCCGACTACGTCTCGCCGGAATCGATCGCGGACAGCCTGGCCGGCGAGGACCCGGACCAGGTCGCCGACACGCTGATCCAACTGGCCCTGGTCGCCGGCGGACCGGACAACGTCACGGTGATCGTCGCCGACGTACTGGACACCGGCCCGGCGCCGGTCACCGGGCCGTTCGCCTTCGGCGACATGGACCCGGACGAGCTCGACCCCGAGGCCACCGGGCCGATGCAGCCGATCCACGAGACCCAGCGCATGCCGTCGGTGCCGCTGCCGCCGATCCCGGAGGAGCCGGCGGCGCCGGCCGACTACGCCGATGACTACGCCGACGACGACCCGGACGACGACAGCACCGGCGACTACTACGACGAGGACGACGACGGACCGGACGACCCGGACCGGGCCGCCGCCGGTCCCGCATCGCCCGACCGCTCGCCGCCGCCGCGGGACCGGCGCTGGGGACGGCGATCCGCCCTGGCCCTCGCCCTGGTGGTGCTGCTCGCGGTCGCCCTCGGCGGCACCTACCTCTGGACCCGCAGCAAGTACTTCGTCGGCGCGCAGGACAACCAGGTGGTCGTCTTCCGCGGCGTCGACGGTTCCGTCCTCGGCCTGACACTGGCGTCGGTCACCGAGAACTCCTGCAACGGCGCCGCCGACTGCACCCCGCTGAAGGTGACCGACCTGGTGCCCGCGGCCCAGGACCAGGTCAACGGCGGGATCGAGGTGGGCGGCCTGGACGAGGCGCGCAGCGTCATCCATCGGCTCGCCGAGCAGCAGCTGCCGGTGTGCGGCGTGCCCTCCGCCACGGGTTCCGCCGGCAGCACGAGCGATTCCGGCAGCAGCACCTCGAGCAGCAGCAGCTCGAGCGGGACGTCGGCGACCAGCTCCTCGCGCACCACCGCGAGCAGCGGCTCCGGCACCGCCACCACCTCCCGGCCGCCGAGCGCCTCCCGATCGAGCGCCTCCCGACCGAGCGCCTCCGGGTCGGTCGGCGCGTCCGCATCGGGCACCCCGTCGGCCCCGGTCAGCGGCACCAGTCGGTCCGCGGTGCAGGGGCTGGGCGCCACCACCGTGACCACCACGGTCACCACCACCGTGACCGCCGGCAGCGGCATCACCGTGAACACGATCGTTCCCACGGACACCCTGATCTCGAGCGCACCAGGGACGCCGAGTGCGTCGGGCAGCGCGAGCGCGTCGGGCGGCGCGAGCGCCCCGAGTGCATCGAGCGGCACCCGGACCACCCGCACCACCCCGACCGTCACGGTGACCAGCACCGTGACCACCACCCCGACCGTCCCGACCACCGCTGGGAGCACGGCCGGGACCACCCCGACCACCGCCCCCGAGGTCCCGGGCGTGACGTGCCGGGTGGCCGGGTGA
- a CDS encoding FtsW/RodA/SpoVE family cell cycle protein: MSAPRTPPRPFAALRRPTGRAAEIWMLVFAAVIVTAALVIVELNQSRELTLQLAWYGLGYLAALAIAHLLIRTFAPYADPVLLPLVALLNGLGLVMIYRLDLARAAAGTANCGVPADQPQAPTQLLWTGVALLFLLATLMIVKDHTKLAEYSYTLLLLGVLFLALPSVLPASLSEVNGAKIWIKIPGLLSIQPAEFAKIALIVFAAAFLTSKQQVLTGAGKKFLGLTLPRARDLGPLLLALVICLAVLVRGKDLGTSLLIFGVMLVMIYLATSRVSWLIIGLVGFGGGAYLAYRLFGHVRQRVDIWLHPFDDPTGDGYQLVQSLFGLGTGGIFGTGLGAGRPNIVPCASTDFIASGLGEELGLVGLTVVLLCYLLLAGRGIRAGLSVGDTFGRLLAGGLAFTLVFQMFIVVGGVTRLIPLTGLTTPFLSYGGSSLLANYIILALLVRISDSSRRPKDPPAPAAPKRESLNEAMTQVVPLTKRGDQE; the protein is encoded by the coding sequence GTGAGCGCGCCCCGCACCCCACCGCGTCCGTTCGCCGCGCTGCGCCGCCCCACCGGCCGGGCCGCGGAGATCTGGATGCTGGTGTTCGCCGCGGTCATCGTGACCGCGGCGCTGGTGATCGTCGAGCTGAACCAGTCCCGCGAGCTGACCCTGCAGCTGGCCTGGTACGGGCTCGGCTACCTCGCCGCGCTGGCGATCGCGCACCTGCTGATCCGCACCTTCGCCCCGTACGCCGACCCGGTGCTGCTGCCGCTGGTCGCGCTGCTCAACGGTCTCGGCCTGGTGATGATCTACCGGCTCGATCTGGCGAGGGCGGCGGCCGGGACGGCGAACTGCGGGGTGCCGGCCGACCAGCCGCAGGCCCCGACCCAGCTGCTGTGGACCGGCGTCGCGCTGCTGTTCCTGCTGGCCACGCTGATGATCGTCAAGGACCACACCAAGCTGGCGGAGTACTCGTACACGCTGCTGCTGCTCGGTGTGCTGTTCCTGGCGCTGCCGTCGGTGCTGCCGGCCAGCCTGTCCGAGGTCAACGGCGCCAAGATCTGGATCAAGATCCCCGGCCTGCTGTCGATCCAGCCGGCCGAATTCGCCAAGATCGCGCTGATCGTCTTCGCCGCCGCGTTCCTGACCAGCAAGCAGCAGGTGCTGACCGGTGCCGGCAAGAAGTTCCTGGGCCTGACCCTGCCGCGGGCCCGCGACCTCGGCCCGCTGCTGCTCGCCCTGGTCATCTGTCTCGCGGTGCTGGTCCGCGGCAAGGACCTCGGCACCTCGCTGCTGATCTTCGGCGTGATGCTGGTGATGATCTACCTGGCCACCTCGCGGGTGTCCTGGCTGATCATCGGCCTGGTCGGGTTCGGCGGCGGCGCGTACCTGGCGTACCGGCTGTTCGGTCACGTCCGGCAGCGGGTCGACATCTGGCTGCACCCGTTCGACGACCCGACCGGCGACGGCTACCAGCTGGTGCAGTCGCTGTTCGGCCTGGGCACCGGCGGCATCTTCGGCACCGGGCTGGGCGCCGGCCGGCCGAACATCGTGCCGTGCGCCTCCACCGACTTCATCGCCTCCGGACTCGGCGAGGAGCTGGGCCTGGTCGGGCTCACCGTGGTGCTGCTCTGCTACCTGCTGCTGGCCGGCCGCGGCATCCGCGCCGGGCTGTCGGTGGGCGACACCTTCGGCCGGCTGCTGGCCGGCGGCCTCGCCTTCACCCTGGTCTTCCAGATGTTCATCGTGGTCGGCGGCGTCACCCGGCTGATCCCGCTGACCGGCCTGACCACGCCGTTCCTGTCCTACGGCGGGTCCAGCCTGCTGGCGAACTACATCATCCTGGCGCTGCTGGTGCGGATCTCGGACTCCTCCCGCCGGCCCAAGGACCCGCCGGCACCCGCCGCCCCCAAGCGCGAGTCGCTGAACGAGGCGATGACCCAGGTCGTCCCGCTGACGAAGCGGGGTGATCAGGAGTGA
- a CDS encoding peptidoglycan D,D-transpeptidase FtsI family protein, with the protein MQRIGVAVMVLIVLLLGNLTYLQVIQAPELRADPHNSRTTLDEYSRQRGQITAGGIVLARSDPSDDAFRYLRIYPEGAVYQPITGYYSTVYGATGIEKSMNSILAGDDDALVGGQLGDILTGRDPRGGNVQLTVVPAIQQAAYDALSSKGYAGSVVALNPKTGAVLALVSTPSYDPNPLASHNQDVQRRQSDIINSGEPSVKLNRAIGAVYPPGSTFKLVVSAAALQNGYTPTSQVTGEPTIDLPGTGGATLSNFQGESCGDSGSSEVDFVTALAFSCNTAFAEVGMALGGDKLRAQAAALGVDGNGYDIGLDVTPSRLGDLADPAAVAQSSIGQRDVAFTPFQDAIIAATIANHGVRMNPYLVDRTTRPDLSVISQTEPSVANQDAMPTAVADQIRDMMIESESETTGNGSLAGVTIASKTGTAEHGTDPKNTAPHAWYVAFAPAEDPQIAVAVLVENGGNGDLSGTGGKIASPIGRTVIGAALGG; encoded by the coding sequence ATGCAACGGATCGGCGTCGCGGTGATGGTGCTGATCGTGCTGCTGCTGGGCAACCTCACCTACCTGCAGGTGATCCAGGCCCCGGAACTGCGCGCCGATCCGCACAACTCGCGCACCACGCTCGACGAGTACTCCCGCCAGCGTGGCCAGATCACCGCCGGTGGCATCGTTCTCGCCCGCTCCGACCCGAGCGACGACGCGTTCCGGTACCTGCGGATCTACCCGGAGGGCGCGGTCTACCAGCCGATCACCGGCTACTACTCGACCGTCTACGGCGCCACCGGGATCGAGAAGTCGATGAACTCGATCCTGGCCGGCGACGACGACGCGTTGGTCGGCGGGCAACTCGGTGACATCCTCACCGGGCGGGACCCGCGCGGCGGCAACGTGCAGCTGACCGTGGTGCCGGCGATCCAGCAGGCCGCCTACGACGCGCTGAGCTCGAAGGGCTACGCCGGGTCGGTGGTGGCGCTGAACCCGAAGACCGGCGCCGTGCTCGCCCTGGTGTCCACGCCGTCCTACGACCCGAACCCGCTGGCCAGCCACAACCAGGACGTGCAGCGCCGGCAGTCCGACATCATCAACTCCGGCGAGCCGTCGGTGAAACTGAACCGGGCGATCGGTGCCGTCTACCCGCCCGGATCGACATTCAAGCTGGTGGTCTCGGCCGCCGCCCTGCAGAACGGGTACACCCCGACCAGCCAGGTCACCGGTGAGCCCACCATCGACCTGCCCGGCACCGGAGGCGCCACCCTGTCCAACTTCCAGGGCGAGAGCTGCGGCGACTCGGGCAGTTCCGAGGTCGACTTCGTGACGGCGCTGGCCTTCTCCTGCAACACCGCCTTCGCCGAGGTCGGCATGGCGCTCGGCGGCGACAAGCTGCGGGCCCAGGCCGCGGCCCTCGGGGTGGACGGGAACGGCTACGACATCGGGCTGGACGTCACCCCGTCCCGGCTCGGCGACCTCGCCGACCCGGCGGCGGTGGCCCAGAGTTCCATCGGGCAGCGGGATGTCGCGTTCACCCCGTTCCAGGACGCGATCATCGCGGCGACGATCGCGAACCACGGTGTCCGGATGAACCCGTACCTGGTCGACCGGACCACCCGGCCGGATCTGTCGGTGATCTCGCAGACCGAGCCGTCGGTGGCGAACCAGGACGCCATGCCCACCGCCGTCGCCGACCAGATCCGGGACATGATGATCGAGTCGGAGAGCGAGACCACCGGCAACGGGTCGCTGGCCGGCGTGACCATCGCGTCCAAGACCGGCACCGCCGAGCACGGCACCGACCCGAAGAACACCGCGCCGCACGCCTGGTACGTGGCGTTCGCCCCGGCCGAGGACCCGCAGATCGCGGTCGCCGTGCTGGTGGAGAACGGCGGCAACGGGGACCTGTCCGGCACCGGGGGCAAGATCGCCTCCCCGATCGGTCGCACCGTCATCGGCGCGGCGCTGGGCGGGTGA
- a CDS encoding serine/threonine-protein kinase gives MSLTPGLLLSDRYRLTSRIAVGGMGEVWVAEDTRLARNVAVKILKSELTSDPEFVDRFRSEARITASLNHSGIAAVHDYGEVASIAGGPRDTAFLVMELVTGEPLSAVLARTPRLSVPRTLDVLEQSGKALQVAHAQALVHRDIKPGNILITPSGQVKITDFGIAKVAYQVPVTRGGMVMGTAQYLSPEQASGLEAVPASDVYALGIVAYECLAGHRPFNGEHPLSVAMMQVREEPPPLPPDIPPPVVALVMRMLAKDPAARFPDGATVSRAVAAVRAGGNPSVGFGPPASGGVPAPIPSAPVPQVPPRAVPTPIGPANYPMTGAVPQVGGRRTGLAVLITLIILAVVAVAGILVITVGSNSSGAPPAAIPLGLLQLFGGDGGST, from the coding sequence ATGTCGCTGACCCCCGGACTGCTGCTGTCCGACCGCTACCGGCTGACCAGCCGGATCGCCGTCGGCGGCATGGGTGAGGTGTGGGTGGCCGAGGACACCCGGCTGGCCCGGAACGTCGCGGTCAAGATCCTGAAGTCCGAGCTGACCAGCGACCCGGAGTTCGTCGACCGGTTCCGGTCGGAGGCCCGGATCACCGCCTCGCTCAACCACTCCGGCATCGCCGCCGTGCACGACTACGGCGAGGTGGCCTCCATCGCCGGTGGCCCGCGGGACACCGCGTTCCTGGTGATGGAACTGGTCACCGGCGAGCCGCTGTCGGCAGTGCTGGCGCGCACCCCGCGGCTGTCCGTCCCACGCACGCTGGACGTGCTGGAGCAGTCGGGCAAGGCGTTGCAGGTGGCCCATGCCCAGGCCCTGGTGCACCGGGACATCAAACCGGGCAACATCCTGATCACCCCGTCCGGCCAGGTGAAGATCACCGACTTCGGCATCGCCAAGGTGGCCTACCAGGTGCCGGTGACCCGCGGCGGCATGGTGATGGGCACGGCCCAGTACCTCTCCCCCGAGCAGGCGTCCGGGCTGGAGGCGGTCCCCGCGTCCGATGTCTACGCCCTCGGGATCGTCGCCTACGAGTGCCTGGCCGGGCACCGACCGTTCAACGGCGAGCACCCGCTGTCGGTGGCGATGATGCAGGTCCGCGAGGAGCCGCCGCCGCTGCCGCCGGACATCCCGCCGCCGGTGGTCGCGCTGGTGATGCGGATGCTGGCCAAGGACCCGGCCGCCCGGTTCCCGGACGGCGCCACGGTGTCCCGCGCGGTCGCGGCGGTGCGGGCCGGCGGCAACCCGAGCGTCGGATTCGGCCCGCCGGCCTCCGGCGGGGTGCCGGCACCCATCCCGTCGGCCCCGGTCCCGCAGGTGCCACCGCGCGCCGTGCCCACCCCGATCGGCCCGGCGAACTACCCGATGACCGGGGCGGTGCCGCAGGTCGGCGGCCGCCGGACCGGTCTGGCGGTGCTGATCACGCTGATCATCCTGGCGGTGGTGGCCGTGGCCGGGATCCTGGTGATCACGGTGGGATCCAACAGCTCGGGAGCGCCGCCGGCCGCGATCCCACTCGGGCTGCTCCAGCTGTTCGGCGGAGATGGAGGATCGACGTGA
- the pknB gene encoding Stk1 family PASTA domain-containing Ser/Thr kinase produces MTGHLFGDRYQVGDTLGFGGMSEVHRGRDLRLGRDVAIKVLRADLARDPSFQTRFRREAQNAASLNHPAIVAVYDTGETAGETGPIPYIVMEYVDGETLRDLLKREGPLAPKRAMEIMADVCAALDFSHRHGIVHRDIKPANVMLTRAGAVKVMDFGIARAVADGQATVTATAAVIGTAQYLSPEQARGESVDARSDVYATGCVLFELLTGAPPFTGDSPVAVAYQHVREDPKAPSEVKPGLPRELDAIVLKALNKNPLNRYQTAAEMRSDLVRALSGQAVHATPVMSDQERTEMIRPGPMRIEGQRAGGSGKPPLLAPPRAPDDLWAEEEPESRSKKRVWGFIGVGVLCAALLAGAIFFTLRIIDSGNTPSKVAVPQVAGMTQDQAIANLRSNNLQVGNIVEVDSSDDDKGKVISQNPSQDTVVDAGTSVTLNVGKGVTKVRVPDVSGMTKDAATKAVEGVGLTIVIKDVESNDDQRDKAITQDPAAQQDVDPSSSVTVSFGTGLKRTAVPENLVGKSFDEAAKLLEAAHLVATKVETDSPQPLNQVLSLQGSAPNDNVPWGSTVLLQVSNNSQFLMPNLLNQTPEQAAATLKDLGWGGSVDTFIKSGVDVTDTALINSIVTGPGGCAAGQAPAPETPQSKASASITICVGQPKMLTVEPVSGLTVYEAVGQLQSLGFTNVSATSLVGVVPPAGQGNRVQGTDPEAGNVVRFDTPIVVRVYVAEPPPPTSSSQSAPPSAGGGGTTGGAVTQGPGGGG; encoded by the coding sequence ATGACGGGACACCTGTTCGGCGACCGGTACCAGGTCGGCGACACGCTCGGCTTCGGTGGCATGTCCGAGGTCCACCGGGGGCGCGACCTGCGCCTGGGCCGGGACGTCGCCATCAAGGTGCTGCGCGCCGACCTCGCCCGCGACCCCTCGTTCCAGACCCGGTTCCGCCGTGAGGCGCAGAACGCGGCGTCGCTGAACCACCCGGCGATCGTCGCCGTCTACGACACCGGCGAGACCGCCGGCGAGACCGGCCCGATCCCGTACATCGTCATGGAGTACGTCGACGGCGAGACGCTGCGCGACCTGCTCAAGCGGGAGGGCCCGCTGGCCCCGAAGCGGGCGATGGAGATCATGGCGGACGTCTGTGCCGCGCTCGACTTCTCGCACCGGCACGGCATCGTGCACCGCGACATCAAGCCGGCCAACGTCATGCTCACCCGGGCCGGTGCGGTCAAGGTGATGGACTTCGGCATCGCCCGCGCGGTTGCCGACGGCCAGGCCACCGTGACCGCGACCGCCGCGGTGATCGGCACCGCCCAGTACCTCTCCCCCGAGCAGGCCCGCGGCGAGTCCGTCGACGCCCGCTCCGACGTCTACGCCACCGGCTGCGTGCTCTTCGAGCTGCTCACCGGTGCCCCGCCGTTCACCGGCGACTCGCCGGTCGCCGTGGCGTACCAGCACGTCCGGGAGGACCCGAAGGCGCCGAGCGAGGTCAAGCCCGGCCTGCCGCGTGAGCTCGACGCGATCGTGCTGAAGGCGCTCAACAAGAATCCGCTGAACCGGTACCAGACGGCTGCCGAGATGCGGTCCGACCTGGTGCGAGCGCTGTCCGGCCAGGCCGTGCACGCGACCCCGGTCATGTCCGACCAGGAGCGGACGGAGATGATCCGCCCCGGGCCGATGCGGATCGAGGGGCAGCGCGCCGGCGGCAGCGGGAAGCCGCCGCTGCTCGCGCCTCCGCGCGCCCCCGACGACCTGTGGGCCGAGGAGGAGCCGGAGAGCCGCTCGAAGAAGCGGGTCTGGGGTTTCATCGGGGTGGGCGTGCTGTGCGCCGCCCTGCTGGCCGGCGCCATCTTCTTCACCCTGCGGATCATCGACAGCGGCAACACCCCCAGCAAGGTCGCCGTGCCGCAGGTCGCCGGGATGACCCAGGACCAGGCCATCGCCAACCTGCGCTCCAACAACCTGCAGGTCGGCAACATCGTCGAGGTCGACTCCTCCGACGACGACAAGGGCAAGGTCATCTCGCAGAACCCGAGCCAGGACACCGTCGTGGACGCCGGGACCTCGGTGACGCTGAACGTGGGCAAGGGCGTGACCAAGGTCCGGGTGCCGGATGTCAGCGGGATGACCAAGGACGCTGCCACCAAGGCCGTCGAAGGGGTCGGCCTGACCATCGTCATCAAGGACGTCGAATCCAACGACGACCAACGTGACAAGGCCATCACCCAGGACCCGGCCGCCCAGCAGGATGTCGACCCGAGCAGCTCGGTGACCGTCAGTTTCGGCACCGGTCTCAAGCGCACCGCGGTGCCCGAAAACCTGGTCGGCAAGAGCTTCGACGAGGCCGCGAAACTCCTCGAGGCGGCTCATCTGGTGGCCACGAAGGTCGAAACAGACAGCCCGCAGCCGTTGAACCAGGTGCTGTCGCTGCAGGGTTCCGCACCCAACGACAACGTGCCGTGGGGATCCACGGTGCTGCTCCAGGTGTCGAACAACTCGCAGTTCCTCATGCCGAACCTGCTCAACCAGACGCCGGAACAGGCGGCCGCCACCCTGAAGGATCTGGGCTGGGGCGGCAGTGTCGACACCTTTATCAAGTCCGGGGTCGATGTCACCGACACCGCCCTGATCAACTCGATCGTCACCGGCCCAGGTGGCTGTGCGGCCGGTCAGGCGCCGGCGCCGGAGACCCCGCAGTCCAAGGCCTCCGCCTCGATCACCATCTGCGTGGGGCAGCCCAAGATGCTGACCGTGGAACCGGTGTCCGGGCTGACCGTCTACGAGGCCGTCGGCCAGCTGCAGAGCCTGGGCTTCACCAACGTGAGCGCGACCAGCCTGGTCGGCGTCGTGCCGCCGGCGGGCCAGGGCAACCGGGTGCAGGGCACCGACCCGGAGGCCGGCAACGTGGTCCGCTTCGACACCCCGATCGTCGTCCGGGTCTACGTGGCCGAGCCGCCGCCCCCGACGTCGTCCTCGCAGTCCGCACCCCCGTCTGCGGGCGGTGGCGGGACCACCGGCGGCGCCGTGACCCAGGGTCCGGGTGGCGGCGGCTGA